The following proteins are co-located in the Eubalaena glacialis isolate mEubGla1 chromosome 14, mEubGla1.1.hap2.+ XY, whole genome shotgun sequence genome:
- the LOC133074680 gene encoding uncharacterized protein LOC133074680 produces MRPGMRLGGRGAHGCSATASLRSPPPPAPPPRTARVLRRHWRPGSPRRPRPGSTASPPPPRSPGAGQRRDSRVLPAWARAPPPAAQEPARETAPVLPSLMKTGGDLSVGNLGDGGKAVVPRRSQALPPL; encoded by the exons ATGCGTCCAGGGATGAGGCTAGGCGGCCGCGGTGCGCACGGCTGCTCTGCGACCGCCTCACTGCGGAgcccgccgccccccgccccccccccccgcaccgcCCGCGTACTCAGACGCCACTGGAGACCCGGCTCCCCGCGCCGCCCCCGCCCGGGCTCTACAgcttccccgcccccaccccgctccCCGGGCGCAGGGCAACGGCGGGACAGCCGCGTTCTCCCGGCCTGGGCCCGCGCCCCTCCTCCCGCCGCCCAGGAGCCAGCCCGGGAGACAGCCCCA GTTCTGCCCAGCCTGATGAAGACCGGTGGTGACCTCTCCGTGGGAAACCTGGGCGATGGAGGGAAGGCGGTTGTTCCTCGGCGAAGTCAAGCTCTTCCTCCTTTATGA